The Paenibacillus amylolyticus genome contains the following window.
GACAGATACGCCCATGTCAGCCGATATGGATGGCGAATTGTATATGAAGACACCCGCCGAGCTATCCGTACTGACGGGTCATCTGAAATTTCTAACCGGGGAGGCGTACTGAGTCCCCGGTTTTTTGGTTTGATTTTGGCCGATCGACATCTCAATCATTCTCTGCTTGATCATTCATATGACGTTGCCTGAACTCATCCTCCAGCATGCTCATCTGAACGGCATCATGATATTGATGGTTGTAGAACAAGACATCCCGCTTCACACCCTCACGCTGGAATCCGAGCTTCTCATACGTGCGAATAGCCCGTTCGTTGAAGGCATACACCTCAAGCTCGATTCGATGCAAGTTACAGATGCCAAAGCCGTAGTCCAGCATAAGCAGCAAAGCCTCGCTACCGTAGCCTTTTCCCTGATGCTCCGCCTGATCGATGGCAACACGAATATGTGCACTGCGATTCTTGGCATGCATGTCCATGAGGACAACATCTCCGATGATCTGGTCATTTTCCTGTAAAGCAATCAGCAGCATGAGTCTGGAGTCATCCTGTACTGCGCTCTCAACATAACGTTCAACCTGAGCGCGTGTGAAGCTGTTCTGTGTTCCCGTCAGCCTACGCATCTCAGCGTCAAACAGCCCAGGGAAGTAAGTATCCACATCTGTAATCTCGAAAGGACGCAGATATATGCGCGACGTTTCCAGTAGACGGGGGATGCGTGGGGATGGTTTTGATTGTGACATGGTTGTTCCTCCTATGGATTCAAGCGTGGGACAGATTGTGATTGCCCTGCTTCTTAAAAATTGACGTTACATATTGATGACATGAGTATATCCCAATACTGTATACTTCCAAATATACAGTTTGAATAAATTCTACAGGACAGATGAGGTGTAGTGCATCATTATGATCAAATTACCGAAGCTGGACGATAACGATAACGCGCCAATCTATGTACAGCTCTCGGATCATATCAAAAGGGAAATCATTCAAGGGGAATGTGCTGAACATAGCCGATTGCCTTCGGTGCGAAAGCTTGCGGAGATGCTTGGGATTAGCACCACTCCGGTGGAATGGGCCTATCAACAATTGATCGCTGAAGGGTATGTATACAGTCAGCCACGTCGCGGTTACCGTGTTCGTGCCATGGTAGACAGCTATCATGCCATGCAAATCGAGAAATCAGATACACAGATAGCTGGACAATCTCCCAAGGCTCGAACGACCTGGTCAGATCATCTGGCCATACGTCCTGCACGAGCAGTTCAATATGATTTTCATATGTCACGCAACGATTTCAGCCTGTTTCCTACGGCCAAGTGGCAACAAATTGTTAATCGGGTCTGGCGGGAAGAAGCGAAGGAGCTTTTGTTCTATGGAGACCCTCAGGGAGAATGGGGCTTACGATGTGAAATTGCTGTCTATCTGGCGCAGTTCAGAGGAGTCAGCTGTTCTCCCGAGCAGATTGTTGTGGGTGCTGAACAGCATCTGCTGATGTCCCTATTGGCACAGACCCTGCGTCACAAGGGAGGATCACAATATTCCATCGGTGTAGAGAATCCGGGGTACCGACTGCTACCAGGCACATTCCGAAATTATGGTTATCAGGTTGTCCCGATCTCTCTGGACCATGATGGCATAAACTTGACGGAGCTGGAACAGACTGGAGTAAAATTGGCAGGAGTGTCACCCTCTCACCAATTTCCACTAGGTATGACGATGCCAATTACTCGCAGATTGGCTTTGCTGGATTGGGCGGCACGAACAAAGGCATACCTAATCGAGGATGATTACGATGGGGAGTTCAGGTATTATGGAAGGCCAATTCCTTCCATGCAGGGTCTGCGTGATGGAAGTCGTGTGATCTATACGGGTGGTTTCTCGCAGGTACTTGTACCTGCTCTTTGTATACATTACATGGTGCTTCCCCATGAATTAATGAATCATTTTCGTGAAATGTATAAGACTGTGCTATTCGAGCAATCAGCTTCAAGGCTCCATCAGCGAACGTTGGAGATGTTCATGCGTGAAGGGGAGCTGGGTAAGCATATCCGTAAGATGCGTAATATCTACAAACGCAAACATGACCTGATTATTCAGGCCATTCAATTACATTTCGGAGATCGGGTTGAAATAAAGGGTCAGCATTCAGGCTTCCATCTGATATTGCGAATGGTAGCCACACACTCATCTCAAGAATTGGTGACCAAAGCGATAGAAGCAGGGATACAGATCAGTTCAACGGAATATTTGTGGGCAAGCGGGAGCGAACCAGCAGACGGCAAAAGAGAGTTCATTATCGGTTTTGCCGGAATAGAGCCAGAACGCATCGAACCGGGAATTGCCGCACTAGCTAGGGTCTGGGGCGATCTTTAGTTACGCTTAACCGCTCCATCCAGAAACAGGGCTACCAGCTCCCTTGCAAGTTCCTCGATGCTGCCGCCATTCATATTGCGCACATCTTCGCGGTTGGCCAGCATCAACAGTGACGTAAACGCATGGGCAAGCAGCATGGGACTGGCCACCCTTAAATAACCATTATCCATCTCCTGCTGGAAGTGTGTGGCAAGCACTTCGAAGATACGAACCTCGGCTTCCCGGATCTGAGCAAGTTGTTCTGTATCCAGATGTTTTTCGGCTTCTCGCATCATGGTTTCCGTTTCAATATGGGAATGCTGCATCTTCGCTTCCGCTACCTTGATTAGCCGCTCTTGCAACGTACCCGGCTCATCCAGACGGAGAGCGGTCTGCTGCATGCCCATCGCCATCATGCGGGTAATGGCAACGGTGAACAGTTCGGCTTTGCTGGAAAAGTGATAATAGATCGATGCTTTGGTTACATTGCATAGTGAAGCGATCTGCTGGAGGGAGACGGGTTCATACCCGTATTCCATAAACAGACGTGACGCAGTCATCAATATGTTGGTTTGCACAGATGCCTGATCGGCACCCGTTTTGGGTCTGCCCGGTGACCGGGGAATGTTTGTTTTTTACTCATGGGTACATACCTCTTTACGTATTTAATCGCTTGTTAGACGTGTTCACAAAAATAAGCATTGCATAATTAACCTTCCGGTATATATAATTAACTCGATTATACTATGACCCGTGGTTCATTACTACAACATCACATAAAATAGGGCTTCATAGAAACAGAATAGGGAGATGAAGAGACAATGCAGGAAGGTTCAGGTTACGGTCGCTGGGTTGCCGGCAAACGAAGCAAATGGATTACACTGTTGGTATGGATTATTATCGCCGTTGTGCTTGGCATGGTATGGCCTGCTGTAGGTGATCGTGAAACCAATAACGCACAGGATCTGAGTGAATCGAAACCATCGGTGCAGGCAGCTGCACTTGCCGAGAAGGAATTCCCTGGTGGTGAGGGATTGCCCGCGCTGATTGTATGGCGCCAAGCCGGCGGTCTAACAGATGAGCAGATTCAGAACATTCAGGCATTAACAGAACGACTGGATCAAGATCCGGTAGAACAACAGCAGTCTGTTGTGCCACTCTATCAATTGCCTCCACAGGCATTGAAGGGCCAGCTTTCGGAAGATGGAAGCACCCTGGTTATGCCACTGTTCTTCAATGAAGGTGCTGATTCCGAAAAATTGAAGGAAGGTATTGAAGCACTTGAGCAAAAAACACAAGACATCTTCGGGACCAACCCGTTCGATGTAGCTATAGATGATACCAATACACTGATTGCCCGTGTAACAGGGCCAGTAGGGATATCCATTGATGCGAGCGGACTATTCTCTTCCGCCGATGTATCCTTGTTGATCGCTACGGTTGTATTGGTATTAGTACTGCTGTTGTTGATCTATCGCTCGCCAGTACTCGCGATTATCCCAATCATTGCGGTTGGCTTCGCGTATATGGTGACCAGTCCAATTCTCGGTTTCATGGCGGATCAGGGCTGGATTACAGTGGACGCACAGTCCATCTCCATCATGACCGTGTTGTTGTTTGGAGCGGGAACGGACTACTGTCTGTTCATGATCTCCAGATACCGCCAAATTCTCTATCATGAGCCGGACAAAAAGAAAGCCATCTTCCAGGCCATTACCGGATCTTCCGGCGCCATTGCCATGAGTGGATTCACGGTCGTTGCAGCACTGCTGGTGCTGTTGCTGGCTGAATACGGTGCTTATCAGCGTTTTGCCGTACCATTCAGTCTGTCCATCTTTATTATGTTTATTGCAAGTCTGACGCTGGTTCCGGCACTCCTCGCGATCTTCGGTCGGGGTTCATTCTATCCATTCGTACCCCGTACACATGAGATGGAAGTGGAACGTGCCAAGAAAAAGGAAAATCGGCTCCGGCTCCACGCAA
Protein-coding sequences here:
- a CDS encoding GNAT family protein translates to MSQSKPSPRIPRLLETSRIYLRPFEITDVDTYFPGLFDAEMRRLTGTQNSFTRAQVERYVESAVQDDSRLMLLIALQENDQIIGDVVLMDMHAKNRSAHIRVAIDQAEHQGKGYGSEALLLMLDYGFGICNLHRIELEVYAFNERAIRTYEKLGFQREGVKRDVLFYNHQYHDAVQMSMLEDEFRQRHMNDQAEND
- a CDS encoding PLP-dependent aminotransferase family protein, with the protein product MIKLPKLDDNDNAPIYVQLSDHIKREIIQGECAEHSRLPSVRKLAEMLGISTTPVEWAYQQLIAEGYVYSQPRRGYRVRAMVDSYHAMQIEKSDTQIAGQSPKARTTWSDHLAIRPARAVQYDFHMSRNDFSLFPTAKWQQIVNRVWREEAKELLFYGDPQGEWGLRCEIAVYLAQFRGVSCSPEQIVVGAEQHLLMSLLAQTLRHKGGSQYSIGVENPGYRLLPGTFRNYGYQVVPISLDHDGINLTELEQTGVKLAGVSPSHQFPLGMTMPITRRLALLDWAARTKAYLIEDDYDGEFRYYGRPIPSMQGLRDGSRVIYTGGFSQVLVPALCIHYMVLPHELMNHFREMYKTVLFEQSASRLHQRTLEMFMREGELGKHIRKMRNIYKRKHDLIIQAIQLHFGDRVEIKGQHSGFHLILRMVATHSSQELVTKAIEAGIQISSTEYLWASGSEPADGKREFIIGFAGIEPERIEPGIAALARVWGDL
- a CDS encoding TetR/AcrR family transcriptional regulator, coding for MQTNILMTASRLFMEYGYEPVSLQQIASLCNVTKASIYYHFSSKAELFTVAITRMMAMGMQQTALRLDEPGTLQERLIKVAEAKMQHSHIETETMMREAEKHLDTEQLAQIREAEVRIFEVLATHFQQEMDNGYLRVASPMLLAHAFTSLLMLANREDVRNMNGGSIEELARELVALFLDGAVKRN